Sequence from the Mugil cephalus isolate CIBA_MC_2020 chromosome 20, CIBA_Mcephalus_1.1, whole genome shotgun sequence genome:
aaaatagATTGTTTCTCTGGTTGCAGTCGTAGCTGTTTAActcatctgtaaaaaaaaaaactaaacaaaaaaacagcaacttaggaaccagagaaaataaattacacatgCATGTTTTTTGCTAAGAGACTACTGAGCTGCAGAAGTTTATCTCgcacacatattttattcatttatttcgcATTGATTACGTAAAACTGATAACAAAACGTACAACAGCACAACCCAACCCCTGaccttgttatatttttatgataaagaaataataatcagGACTGTTGGACCACAAAAAGTTTTCTATTCTGCTTTGAGATCATAATCACATATCACACATATTGCTTCTTACTAGACACACAGTAACACTTCAAAATTTAGCGTCTGTTTTTGAAGAAAGAGTTTAAGGTACAATCTTTGTTTTGTACAAAATCAAAATGCTATTTTTACAAAAGGTACAGACTAAATTTAAACTTCAAACAGGATTTTTAAGTAAGTGCTATTTAACATCACATGGAGCTTTCCTTCATGGCGCCCGGTGTCTCCAGCGCGTTCTTTCTGCGAGCGACGGCGTCCAAGATCTTCTTCCTGGGTCCCAGCTGGATGCCGATGCCCTTCATGTCTTCATCGGTGCAGAGCATGAGAGCCTCCAGATCCAGGTGCTCTTTGTTGAACGCACGGGTAAACTCCGGCAGGTTGATGGTAGAGAGGAAAATTGTCAACGGAGACATTTCCTCGTCGTCATCGTCGTTCAGTCCCAGGTCGTCCTGATCCAGATCAAAGTCAGCGTCGCTGGCTTCATCAAAGTCgccagactcctcctcctccgccacgAACAGCTTGTTTTGAACGAGGTAGCCAAGACTTTGATTGTTCCCGCCGATGTTCTCCTCCGACTCCAGCCCCATCTTCTTCATGAAAGTCAGATCTCCAAGTCCAGGCCGTTTGAAGATGGATTGTTTGACCTGGCCTTCTTCGCTGTCGCGTTTGtcgtcatcttcatcttcctccagcATGTCCTCATCTTGCTCGTTGAAGACTTCCGTGAACCCCGGTCTCTCGGGCATTCCGCTGTCCTGCTTCCCGAAAACGACGTTCCCATCTCCTCCTACCCTCTGCAGcgtgttcttttgtttcttcccaAGCCTCTTCTGGATTGATCCTAACCCTCCAATCCTGGCTGCGAGAGAACCAGACTTATCCGACGCAATTAGTTTGGAGAACTGCTCGTTGACGCTGTTCACGGTGCCGCCGTTTGAGAACGACGAGGTCGTGCTCGCCCTCGAAATGGAATCCGCTCCGCGGTAATTTTTATCCATCTTGCTCTGGTgcctcttcttcaccttctcGCAGAGTTTCACGCGCTTCTCCGCCTCTTTCACGGCCTCCTTCTTTAGGTTAGCGACCTTTTTTGCGTTGCTGTTGGTCTGCACGGAGGCGGCGGCATCGAGGAAGCGCACGCAGTCCATGCGGCCGCGGGAGGCGGCGACGTCCATTGCTGTGTGGAATTCATTGTCCAGTGCGAAAAGGTTGGCGCCAAAGTTGACCAGAAAGCTGAGGACTTGCATGTGGCCGTTAGCCGCCGCATGGTGCAACGGTGTATTTCCCCAGATGTCACTCCTGTTGGGATCtcctctgttaaaaaaaagcaaagaaaaaaaaacaattaatggtctaaaatatatatttacattttagttaCACAGCGATTGTCATGCTATAGAGTGGCAGAACACATACGCATGAGTAGTAATAGAGAAGAAGTTAGATATGAAATTAGAGGACAGGTGCTCAGCGCCTCATCCCCCAGCAGTCTAGGCCTATAGCCGCATAACcagtgtgttttttccccactgaCAAACTCGTCGTGACGTCACCTAACTAGGGTAACCAGGGTAAGTAGGGAATGGATCGTCTGAGTtatcccgctatgctgattggttctgagccaGTCACGTGCTTCATGGGCACCATGTTATCTAACCAATATTTACTCATGGAGAAGAGGctataacagagaataaaattggattaaatgttaaaattttgCCACAGTCCTCAGCCTatggctccagcacaggatcaatAAAACATGGGGAAACTCccccagtgaaaaaaaaaaagaaatggagaaagtttgttaaaaggaagaactggacgtcaacTAATTTatccctattatgtgaggtgaATGTCAATTTCTGTGTTTGACGTTGTTAAAATTTTATATGGGAAagataaagtcataccatcattaatgtgaaccttgaccTCAAAAAAGCCCAGCACTGCATCGCTTtacaaagtttgaaattaacCAGGCctcatgctagccttatgctagctagttatctggACTAAAGACTTgtaaaaatagcagctaccgtcatatatactgtgaaacccatgtgctAATGTAATtcatgtccatgtagatagacacatttaaccGACACGTAACTTTgtctcagttactactaagttattttGGCTAGcttgctaatgctataatgatgaAACTAATGATGATACTAAAAAACGGTAAGactggtttaattttcactatttctgagtcattttaaacttttaacagcgatggatgatggatgaacaTGACAGTATCATGTCACATGGGTCTGGGAGTACTTTTACTACTATAAGTGCATTTCCCTAAttgtttttgcttatttttattattattattatttcaagaGATGTTTTCAATGCAGGAAACGgtgtatatttacagtattttggAATATGAGTACTTTTGAGGAACAGATCTGAATACTTCCTCCACTGCTGCAGCTACGTGACGTACAGACGATgatgtttgttgctgttgttgttgctgctctaACTATTTTCACCTTCTTTCAGCATCGACCCGAAGACAAGCCATCGTTTCTACGCGAGGCGGACTTGGTAAACAAGTAAACACATCTACTCTTAAGAAATTATTTAAGATGGATGAAGATAATTGGTAAACTATTAAGATTTTATCATTGCTGTGATACTGAAACCACTTGTCATAAATGACAGGTGATGCTGATTGTGGCAGAGACGTTTCAGTCACTTCTTTCCCCCACGAAGCCCGGACATGACTCACACGACATTAAATATCTCCATAGGAGCAGGAGTGGTGTGACAGCTCCAGCTTTACGGTCTATGACCAAATCTACCAAAGAAGTGTCTTTAAATGTAAAGCGCAGATCCTCGGCCCTACACCCGCAATAGAAATATATATCAAGATAACTGGTAAGCTATTAAGATTCAAAGTCCTCCACTGTCATGCCTCAACGCTTGAGCGCATCATAAATCGGAGCTGGTGCTGATCATGCTAGAAAAGCTGCTAATGTGGCTCACAAACCGAGGATATGAATCTCGTTTGTCAGCGAGAATGTTGGGCTAGATTTGTCCTTTGTTGTGGAGGTGGGTATTGGAGGGGGGTGGGCAGATAAAGGGTTCCTTTGTTTCACAGGATGAGCCAACTTTTGGCTCAGCTCGTGGGAGTGAGGAGTTTATAAGTGGAATGAGGATTTAGATCATTTTTTAgaacaaaaatctaaaaaaaaaagtttacatcatcagtaaacataaaaaaaaaatgtaaatatattccCAGCCCTAAACTTTgctgtgttatattattatatgtatatttttggaCAATAATTactgtagatttttatttagttgAATGAATCACACATAAAATACACTTGATAGCAATTAAATCTATGCATCTCTGTGGTATTTGAGTTTCAGAACACTTCTGAAATAAGATTATGAACTGTGTCACGTCTGGCTACAAGCACAAGTAATACAGGGGAGATATTGTCACGTACTCTCTGCTGCATATGAGCTGAAGAACGTCGACGTGTCCGTGGAAGGCAGCCAGCAAGGTGGGGGTCATGCCATCCTCGTCGGCCGTGTTCAGGTCCTTCCTCGTGGCCTCCTTCAGGATGTCCAGGTAGCCGTCAATCGCCGCTTTGTGGTACCTCGTCATCTCCGAGAAGAACAGAGATggcccagacagacagacagacggacagaagTGTGTCACCGTGCACCTCTCTGCGCCTCCGCGAATGAGCAGGCAGGCCCCCGTCGAGCCGGGCAAACAAAGAAATCACTGGGCGTCAACGTAGCGCCGGCACAGAGCCGTAAAACCGAAGCAAAGTCCAGCTGACAGCGCTCGGGCACCTCGTTATGGTCAGGTCCTTAGAGCCAAAGGTCGGACCAGGTCTTTGGGACTCGGAGGGACGTCTTATGTCAGATCCTCACCTTAGACTTTGAGTTTTGATGAGTTATAAAGTTAAGGAGTTATCTTCATCAAGGTAATGTCATCAAGGGATGTTCAGGTTTTTTGCgtgtaaaacattttgacctTCGATCTCACATTTGCATTTCTCAGTATATTTTCAAACTGTCAATTGAacaaaaaatggagaaaataagtTCAAGTGAGAGTTTTACACagttatatttattgtattggactatttaagtatttaagtaCA
This genomic interval carries:
- the anks4b gene encoding ankyrin repeat and SAM domain-containing protein 4B, producing MTRYHKAAIDGYLDILKEATRKDLNTADEDGMTPTLLAAFHGHVDVLQLICSREGDPNRSDIWGNTPLHHAAANGHMQVLSFLVNFGANLFALDNEFHTAMDVAASRGRMDCVRFLDAAASVQTNSNAKKVANLKKEAVKEAEKRVKLCEKVKKRHQSKMDKNYRGADSISRASTTSSFSNGGTVNSVNEQFSKLIASDKSGSLAARIGGLGSIQKRLGKKQKNTLQRVGGDGNVVFGKQDSGMPERPGFTEVFNEQDEDMLEEDEDDDKRDSEEGQVKQSIFKRPGLGDLTFMKKMGLESEENIGGNNQSLGYLVQNKLFVAEEEESGDFDEASDADFDLDQDDLGLNDDDDEEMSPLTIFLSTINLPEFTRAFNKEHLDLEALMLCTDEDMKGIGIQLGPRKKILDAVARRKNALETPGAMKESSM